The Kwoniella mangroviensis CBS 8507 chromosome 1 map unlocalized Ctg02, whole genome shotgun sequence genome window below encodes:
- a CDS encoding N-acetyl-gamma-glutamyl-phosphate reductase: MLRRCSNIPRSALNLSRPSVRAFSKPSAPVSASASQLSTKENVLFELDVKKVGHEIRKRGLTSSIGAGREGGMDRDTIIRLLYSLGSRHEVERYLRIFTQSSKDASPGGVLPEAKFAVLKIGGAILTNELDDLALSLSFLNRLGLFPIVLHGAGPQLNDILEAEGIVPDYEDGIRITDPKTLSIARRVFLQENLKLTTALERLGTRARPIPTGVFTADYLDKAKYGLVGKITRVDKAPIEAAIKAGCLPILTSLAENAEGQILNVNADVAAGELARVLEPMKIVYLNEKGGLFHGVSGKKISTINLDEEYDSLMKESWVKFGTKLKIREIKELLDTLPRTSSVAIISTGMLQKELFTDAGAGTLIRRGHKLYKQTGVEAVGSTQLRQVFTERDPEVISGKRSVAEIFGDFKNTPTTIYGDEPFDVVAVVSHPQGETPVMTKFLPSGNGMLNKIADNVFDTIKKDHKRLFWTANADDENRAWHFERADGSFTRAGRSLFWYGVADVKEVEKIIEGFEQSGRIERVFLPVGPSTPPHRLGATRAFSTSARPSLVNSTSNGRRGYATAAEVPRKKVALIGARGYTGQNLISLIDSHPHLDLTHVSSRELAGLPLKEYKKSQVSYSNLSVEDVGKMAESNEVDAWVMALPNGICKPFVDAIDSAASKGGKGVIVDLGADYRFEKDWTYGLPELYGREESKRSTRISNPGCYATNTQLLLAPLMPHLDKSQMPSVFGVSGFSGAGTKSGEKDEEGRPKTVPKISAQDLGLSIRPYSLTDHIHEREASNHLSSLTSQQDFKLAFIPNVAPWFSGIISVLTAPLDKSFRASEIFELYQEKYQNERLIELGKTVPDVRDIEGRHGWKMGGVQVHSSGKRVVVVGTLDNLLKGAATQCMQNLNNALGYEELAGIPLDKL, from the exons ATGTTAAGACGGTGCTCCAACATCCCTCGTTCCGCCCTCAACCTCTCTAGACCTTCCGTCCGAGCATTCTCAAAACCCTCCGCTCCCGTATCAGCTTCCGCTTCTCAGCTATCTACCAAGGAGAATGTCCTCTTCGAATTAGATGTTAAGAAAGTGGGACATGAGATCAGGAAGAGGGGTTTGACTAGCTCCATTGGCGCTGGGAGGGAAGGTGGTATGGATAGG GACACTATCATCAGACTTTTGTACTCTTTGGGATCACGGCACGAAGTAGAAAGATACCTTCGTATCTTCACCCAATCATCCAAAGACGCTTCTCCCGGTGGTGTTCTCCCAGAAGCAAAGTTCGCTGTTCTCAA AATCGGTGGTGCTATCCTCACCAACGAGCTTGACGATCTCGCTCTTTCATTGTCATTCTTGAACAGACTTGGGCTGTTCCCTATAGTATTACACGGTGCTGGTCCTCAGCT TAACGACATtctcgaagctgaaggtatCGTCCCAGACTACGAAGACGGTATCCGAATTACAG ACCCCAAAACCCTTTCTATCGCTCGA CGAGTTTTCCTCCAAGAAAACCTCAAGCTTACCACTGCTCTTGAACGACTCGGTACACGTGCTCGACCCATTCCCACCGGTGTTTTCACCGCCGACTATCTCGACAAAGCCAAATATGGTCTTGTGGGAAAGATCACTCGAGTTGATAAAGCTCCTATCGAAGCTGCTATCAAAGCTGGATGTCTGCCCATCCTCACCTCGCTTGCTGAAAATGCCGAAGGTCAGATCTTGAACGTTAATGCAGATGTCGCTGCTGGAGAATTGGCTAGAGTCCTCGAG CCCATGAAGATCGTATACCTCAACGAGAAGGGTGGTCTTTTCCACGGTGTATCCGGAAAGAAAATCTCTACCATCAACCTTGATGAGGAGTACGATTCCCTCATGAAGGAATCATGGGTCAAATTCGGTACCAAACTCAAGATCCGAGAAATCAAAGAACTCCTCGATACTCTCCCTCGAACTTCTTCCGTCGCTATCATTTCCACCGGTATGCTCCAGAAGGAACTTTTCACCGATGCCGGTGCCGGTACCTTGATCCGAAGAGGACACAAGTTGTACAAGCAAACCGGTGTAGAAGCTGTTGGATCCACTCAACTCCGACAGGTTTTCACTGAAAGAGATCCTGAAGTTATCTCCGGTAAACGAAGCGTTGCTGAGATCTTTGGTGATTTCAAAAACACCCCTACTACGATCTACGGTGATGAACCTTTCGACGTCGTTGCTGTTgtctctcatcctcaaggAGAAACCCCCGTCATGACCAAGTTCCTCCCCTCGGGTAATGGTATGTTGAACAAGATTGCCGATAACGTCTTTGACAccatcaagaaagatcacaAGAGGTTGTTCTGGACTGCCAATGCAGATGACGAGAACCGAGCATGGCACTTCGAAAGAGCCGACGGAAGTTTTACTCGAGCTGGAAGATCGTTGTTCTGGTACGGTGTAGCTGATGTcaaagaggttgaaaagatCATCGAAGGGTTCGAACAATCCGGTAGAATCGAAAGAGTTTTCTTACCCGTTGGACCCAGTACCCCACCTCATCGATTAGGAGCTACTAGAGCTTTTTCGACTTCCGCTAGACCCTCTCTCGTCAACTCTACTTCGAACGGTAGAAGAGGTTACGCCACTGCTGCAGAGGTACCCAGGAAGAAAGTAGCTTTGATTGGAGCCAGGGGCTACACAGGTCAAAATCTAATCTCATTGATCGACAGTCACCCTCACTTGGATCTCACTCATGTCTCTTCAAGAGAATTAGCTGGATTACCACTGAAGGAATACAAGAAATCCCAAGTATCTTACTCCAACCTCTCAGTCGAGGATGTTGGTAAGATGGCTGAATCCAACGAGGTCGACGCATGGGTTATGGCTCTCCCCAATGGGATCTGCAAACCATTCGTAGATGCTATCGACTCGGCAGCCTcaaaaggtggtaaaggagTTATCGTAGATTTGGGTGCGGATTATAGGTTCGAGAAGGATTGGACATATGGTTTGCCGG AATTATACGGACGTGAAGAATCTAAACGATCAACTAGAATTTCCAATCCTGGATGTTACGCTACCAACACTCAACTGCTCTTGGCTCCCCTCATGCCTCACTTGGATAAGTCCCAAATGCCATCGGTCTTTGGGGTATCGGGATTTTCAGGTGCGGGTACGAAATCaggtgagaaggatgaagaaggtagacCCAAGACTGTTCCTAAGATT TCCGCTCAAGACCTCGGTCTTTCAATCCGACCATACTCCCTAACCGACCACATCCACGAAAGGGAAGCTTCCAATCATCTATCAAGCCTTACCTCCCAACAAGATTTCAAACTCGCTTTCATCCCGAACGTCGCTCCTTGGTTCTCAGGTATAATCTCAGTTCTCACTGCCCCTCTCGACAAGTCTTTCAGAGCTTCAGAGATCTTCGAGTTGTACCAGGAGAAATACCAGAATGAACGATTGATCGAATTGGGCAAGACTGTACCCGATGTTAGGGATATCGAAGGTAGACATGGTTGGAAAATGGGTGGAGTGCAGGTACATAGTTCCGGAAAGCGGGTTGTGGTTgtc GGAACATTGGATAACTTGCTTAAAGGAGCTGCAACTCAGTGtatgcag AATCTCAACAATGCTCTCGGCTACGAAGAATTAGCTGGTATTCCTCTTGACAAGCTCTAG